Part of the Leptotrichia massiliensis genome, AATACACGAGAATGGATTGATGAAATAGAAAGACATGGAATAAAAGAAGATTTTTTTATTCATAAGATTTTAAATAAGGATACTTCAATGGAAACTTTTTTTAAATATATAAAAAAAATTTTTGAATTTTCTCAATTAGATAAACTGATTATTGATTTAACAAATGGAATGTCTGAGTTTAAAACAACTTTAGCAATAGCTGCCTATATTGTGGGACAGCCTAGGACATTTCACATAGATATTTCTAAATTGCAGTTAGATATGAAAGAAAAAAGAAAAATTCTAGGAATAGAAATATTAAGGAAATGCTATAAAGAAATTATTCCTGGACGTAAAATTGATGAAATAGCCTATATGAACTTAACTGAAGTTGTAAGATATGAAGATCAAATTGAAAAATTAACAGGCATATATTCAAATTTTGAAATTGAAGAAGTTAGCAATCCGTCTTTTTTTAAAAATAATCTTTTAAATGCAATTAGATTAAAAATAAAAGGTGATCAAAAAGGTATTGATAAAGAAGAAACATATTATAACTCTATGTATCGAATCTCATCTACAGCAATGGCATCAAGTTTAGAAGATATAATTGATCGGTTTTTAATAAGCTATAAAATTAATGATTTAAAAAATTCGTTTACATTAGGGCAGAAGATTCACTTTTTAGAAAAAGCAATACATGGGAAATGCTCAAAAGAATTTGATTATAACTTTTTTGAGAAATTCAATGAATTTATGCTGTATTTACGAAATAGTACAACTCATAAAGCTTTAAATATATCTAATAGTGAAAAATTTAAGACTTCTTTATCATTACATATGTTATTTGTATTCGTTGAATATTATTCTAAAATTATTTATACTGAACTTAAAAATATAAATAAAAATATAACTGAAAAAGAAAAAGATATAGTTACTTTGGATGAATTTAAGGATTCTAAGATAAGATATTATGGTTTAGATGGAGATAATACTGGGAGTGCATTAGAAAGATTATTTGATAGAAATGTTAATGAAAATGAAATAAAAAAATTTAGTAATAGTATAAAAAAAGCAAAAGAAAATATTGTTTCATATATTAAAAAGAATAATGGAAAAGTTATTTTTGCTGAGGGTGATGATATTTTATTTAAAGGAGAATTTAAAGTAGAAGATTTACAAAAGATGCTTTCA contains:
- a CDS encoding mCpol domain-containing protein, which translates into the protein MSKLLILGNTNVYTFCNSILGANEKSKEIFDGESISEIYVIHSPESFNELFVKNNDKENGNTREWIDEIERHGIKEDFFIHKILNKDTSMETFFKYIKKIFEFSQLDKLIIDLTNGMSEFKTTLAIAAYIVGQPRTFHIDISKLQLDMKEKRKILGIEILRKCYKEIIPGRKIDEIAYMNLTEVVRYEDQIEKLTGIYSNFEIEEVSNPSFFKNNLLNAIRLKIKGDQKGIDKEETYYNSMYRISSTAMASSLEDIIDRFLISYKINDLKNSFTLGQKIHFLEKAIHGKCSKEFDYNFFEKFNEFMLYLRNSTTHKALNISNSEKFKTSLSLHMLFVFVEYYSKIIYTELKNINKNITEKEKDIVTLDEFKDSKIRYYGLDGDNTGSALERLFDRNVNENEIKKFSNSIKKAKENIVSYIKKNNGKVIFAEGDDILFKGEFKVEDLQKMLSLYRDGTGMTCSIGYGDTLKETLFSMKIAKLEKNSIKGYRIRKE